The sequence tgtgtgtgtgtgtgtggtgtgtgtgtgtggtgtgtgtgtgtggtgtgtgtatatatatattatatatatatatatatatatatatatatcatacacacaattcatgttatatatctcatatctatatctatctatctatctatctatctatccatatgtatatatattatatatatatatatatatatatatatattatatatatgtacacctaccacacacacacacacacacacacacacacacacacacacacacacacacacacacacaccacacacacacacacacacacacacacacacacatatatatatatacatatatatatattatatatatataatatatatatatatatattatatatatatatatatatgtatatatatgtatatatatatatatatatatatatatatatatatatatatatatatatatttatatagataaatagacagacatatattcgtgcatgcatgtataaattGCGTGTGCCTGTGGACGtgacttttttgttttcattatatgatattttctTCAGTatgtactattatttatattaccttGTTCCAGATTTTATGGTCTACTTTTCACGCCACCGAGggattgtattataaaattacttTTGTATAATGTATACNNNNNNNNNNNNNNNNNNNNNNNNNNNNNNNNNNNNNNNNNNNNNNNNNNNNNNNNNNNNNNNNNNNNNNNNNNNNNNNNNNNNNNNNNNNNNNNNNNNNCTGACGCTGTTGGCTTTCTTCAAGCGGTATTTTGGTGCCATTTTTGCCTTCGCTAACTTGTTAATGATTTTTGTTACGGCCTTTTGAGACCAAGGTTTTCATGGCCCAAGTTGGATaccattttgttttgttaaatattttgattattttatttatgatggAATCTAAATAAAGTATTCCGtcatgaatattttatttcaaaCTTCCATTACCATTAGTATGACATTATTAGCAATAGTATTTTTATAACTACAATCCCTTGGTGGCGTTGAAACAAGTAGACCATAAAAATCTGGATcaaagtaatataacaatatgtacatactgaaagaaaatatcattataatgaattcAAGAAAGTCACGTCCACAGGCACACACAATCAATACATGCATGCACGAATAtatgtctctatttatctatataaataaatatatatatgtgtgtgtgtgtgtgtgtgtgtgtgtgtgtgtgtgtgtggtgtgttgtgtgtgtgtgtgtggtacatattataatataatatatatatatatatatatatatatatatatatatatatatatatatatatatatatatatatatatatattattgatatatatatatatatgtgagtgataTGATGATagttgatatgtgtatatatgatatgtatatatgtgatagtagatagatagatagatatgatagatagtgattaggtatatatatataataatattatatatatatatatatatatatatatacatataataataataataatagatataatatgatatatatatacataatatgtatatatatatatatatatatatatatatatatatatatatatatataacacacaacaccacacacacacacacacacacacacacacacacacacacatacaataacatacatatatactatatatataacatacatacatagtaatatatatatatatatatatatacatatatatatataaaactatatatatatatatatatatataaatactatatataaatatataataacacacacaatcacactaacatatacacatatacatgtgaattcatcataatattatactacaacatacataatatatatgtaaataatatattatatatatatatatatatatatatatatatatatatattatatatatatgtattatgttgtataatatatatattgaatataatatgtgatatagtgtgtgtgtgtgtgtgtgtgtgtgttgtttgtatatgtgtgtgtgtgtgtgtgtgtgtgtgtgtgtgtgatgtgttatattatatatatatatatatatatatatatatatatatatatagtgtaatattatatatttatgtatatgatatgtatgtgatgtatatatatatatatatatatatatatatatatatatatatatatatgtgtgtgtgtgtgtgtgtgtgtggtggtgctgcgtgcgtgcgtgcgtcaatGACAATAATCTCattctcatcatatatatatattattatattatgctatatatatatattatatatatatatatataatataatatatatatatattatatatatatttacttatatacatgtaaatatatgcgtatatgtatgtatgtatgatatatacatatatgtacacacacatatatacacacatatataatatatatgacatatatatataacacacacacacacacacacacacacacacacacacacacacacacacacaacacacacacacacacacgcacacacacacacacacacacacacacacacacacaatatatatatatatatatatatatatatatatacatatatatatatatatatgtgtgtgtgtgtacatacatacatacatgcatgcatgcatgcatgcatgcatgcatgcatacatacatacatacatacatacatacatacatacatacatacatacatacatacatacatacatacacatatacatacacataacctgtatataactatatatatatgtatatatattatatatatatatatatatatatatatatatatatatatatatatatatatatatatgtgtgtgtgtgtgtgtgtgtgtgtgtgtgtgtgtgtgtgtgtgtgtgtgtgtatgtatgtatgtatgtatgtatatatgtatatacccatatttatacatgcacacacacacacacaccacacacacacacacacacacacacacacacacacacacacacacacacacacacacacacacacacacacacacacacacacacacacacacacacagatttgtgtgtgtgtgtgtgtgtgtatgaatgtatatatgtatgtattcataacgCACACACGTTTTAACACGTATATGTGAATAACGAAGAATGGCCTTGATGAAACGCGCGTTGATTAGGTGGCGGCGGAGACGAACCGCGGGTCCCAGGGAGAGGCTGTCCAAGATATTTCTGGCATGTATCCCAGGGCGCTGTATCTCCCTCCGCCGCCACCTCGCAAGTGCCCGCTACGTTGTCCGGTAGAGGAAATATGTAAGGTTATACTTATCCGAACTGTCTATAATAATCTTAAATGGTGTtttatttagctatttttttctattttttatcaatcATTGTAATATTTGACATTAGCGTAAATTGATGGTATTTGATTTCGATCGACCTGGGTACGAACTTTGCTACAACATTCTAGAACTGCTGAAAATAAACACACCAACATGCTTTTCCAAAGTATATTGTTAGCCAAACGTAAATGTTTCTGCCATGACGCTATCCTGCCGCGTTGCCATGACAGGAGGTACAGCGAAAATCCGTTTGTTGACCGTCATGAGGCCATGGGAAATTTTACTTGGTAACAAACAAGGGTTATTTTGGGGAGAAATTACACAGCCAATGGAGTTAACAagtgaaaattaattttaaattatttaaggaCCTAGAATTCATGCTCGATGGCGTAGGGAGAAGGCAGTAAAATATACCTCAGAATGGGAAGTACTCTCCCCGTGGAGACCGTGCCTGACGCGGcgctgaggaggaggagcgggaggcaAGGGAGAGTGGCACCTCCTTGACCTCTGCGAGATATGTGTAGGTCATAAACTGCTTGTAGAAATCTGCttagtctatttatttatagtttttaaaacCAACAAGCAAAATACAAGGTAATTGAAAATCCTGTTGTTTGATAtaaagaaacaagcaaataaaccacATTACATCCTTTGTCAAATTCAGATAAAATGTCGGTTGCTGTCAGCAGCAGTAACAGGATTCAAGAATGCTGTAATTGTGATTAAGGGCAGAATGGTGCGTGGTATTAGACATATTTTTAACCATTTCTGCAGAAGAAACCGGAATAGCAGTATATCATAAATTCTACATCTACGAGTATTCCTGTTACTGGCCCCTGAAGGCAACTCTTGTGAAAGAACTTTTCCTTTCCACTTACCTGCGCCTTGGCTCCCCCGCTTTTCTCAGGTATGGTATTGTTGGCGCGGAGACATGAATCGGGATAAATGATGATGCGGTGAGAGTCATAAGTTATATTTAGACGTATGTACAGCTGGCACTCACCCGCGTCCACTGTACGTCTACAGAACTGGCACGTTTCGTCACTGCCTGTTGACTTCAATACGAGGGAAATTTAGGCGAGAACTCTGGGCGTCATCGAGTGGGACAAGCgtgctttctttctgttttcttctagGGGCATATTTCAGTCATGCAGATGGTAGATCAGATATGAGATACAGCTACCTTTTTCATTATGCCAAAGGCGAGACCTACACAAGAGAACGGACTTAATTTACCAATTTAACTATTAGCCCCCTAGCATAGCGAGTGTTCCATTACTTTCCAACAACGTGTAGAAACCAACGCGAGGACTGATATGTCGACAACGAAGGCAGGGTAGTGAGAGGGCCTCGAGGAGACGAACCAGGCACAGGGGAGGAGGGtgcaggggcagggggagggacgATGTGTGGTGCTTCCCCTGCCAGTTGATGCATCACATGGCCCCCATGATAAGGGCACAGGGGAGGCCGTGTTGCAGGTCATGCGGACGTGCTGACGGTGCTGCTCACGTGCTGTGGGAACGCGTGGGAATGAGCTTAAACATGACCTTTTATGGACGTAAAAGATGCGCTATTTAGACTTTCAAGATGGCCTTTTTACTATATGAGAGTTCATACTTCCATGTACCATTATTGCTTATAAAAAATTTCATCTGCATGATAAAGCCATATAATTAGAGAGCAGGCTTTTGTCTGTTGTCGAAGCTTTTCCACTATTACTTTATGTAGGCTATAGACCGAACTATTTATATGGAAGATAACAAAGAAGTTGCATGAATTAAAATTTCTTCTTCAAAAAgtcgatttatttatctatttatgcttATTAGTTGCGGATAGAAGAGCTCCGTCACATACCTGAAAGTAAAGAATAGTAGTTTCAAAACAAGCCCGAAAAGTATCTAactgtatttccttttcttcctttgcagTCCAGCAGGGCGTACAGAGGATCCAAGGTCCCACCCAGATGATGCCGTAAGtatttatattgtttgtattatctgTTGAAATAGAACTTACCACAAAGTTTCACCTTCCTTTAGGCCTTTTTTCCATCAGACAtaatgaaatcaaaaaaataaaattgatgaaaTCGGAAATTAGAAGATGAGATCGGATAAAATATGTGCAAGAAACAGTTTAAATGTTCCCACTTTTATTATCGCTCTCTTGTTGGAATACCTGCTGTTTACTGAAGCTTAAGCCTTCGCAAACAGTTACAGTTGCTGGGTAAAAATTAGGCCTGAAATAAATCGGTTGGAACTCAGGCTCACTTCCTGTTTCGTGTTTACGTTCAGATTTATTGCTCACTGTGCCCAAGGATCCTTTTGTACCCGTTCTCTTCCCTGTTATATCTCCATTGTTCTTATTAGTTTCGCAGTGTATCTGATTCCTTTATCTTCTGTCCCCAAGCcatccactcctctccctttccccctgaagATCTCTCAGCTTCGCAGCCATTAACTGGCAAAACAAAAGTGTGGATAACTGCGCACAGCCGTTGAGATATGAATAGACTGCCTTTTAGAGGTGGCTCCCAAGAAATAACTATTGCAACACCCTCTTTCTGTGGGGATTTTATTCTATCgcattatttgtttataatatcaGGGCTTTACACAGTTTTCTGGTGTGAAGAGAACAATTTGCTTGAAGTGTCTGCGTGTGATACGTTTTAGGCTAAAAATAACAATCACCGCACGGCAGGATTCTGTTTATTTTGATAGGATTTTTCACTTTTAAGGGGGAGATGTCAGTATTAGTTTGTGTAGGCAGAACTTCCTGGGTTCTGACGAAGTTAAACGGCTGTTGGCAGAGGCTGCGTACATCTGGGAGGTGCTGCAGGTGAGGCACGTCGGGCCCAAGTCATTAGTAAATGCCGTGATGACGCCAAACCTGTCGGGAGAAATAATTTTCTTCATAGTTAAGAAAAAACTATTGGCAAGGTGTAGAAATGATACATATGGCCGCGgcatcttgttttctttatctaaatattttacatactaaTTCTTCAGGCAGACGGGATGCGCCAAACAACTGACTTCATACGTTCCGATTTAGTGGAAAATATTTGCCAAACCCTTTACTCTGCCATTTTGAACGGGTATCGACTTTAAACATATTAGCAGTCATTCCTGTGAATCCTAAACACGGAAATATTCAAAGGTCCTTCTTTTTAGAAAATAGTCACTCCTGCATTCCGATACACTTGAACCTTAAGGAATAAAGGGGGGGAGACGGTATTACTAAAACAGTGGTGATTTAACGATCAATTCCTACCATGCAGTTGAGATGGACCGAATCTAATTTTAAGCTATCAAAGCAAgcgaaatcataaaagaaatcgtGGACATAAACAACGTTACACAAACACGAAAGGCGCCATGATGGATATGGATTAATTTCACTTATGCATATTAGCGACCacaccgtatatatacatatccagatccaaacattcacaaaaacaacaacaataacaataataacaacgacaacaacacatataacacacacacaacatacacaaacaacacgcacaGCACTCtcgcagactcacacacacacacacacacacatacacacacactcacacacacacacacacaaacacacaaacacacacaccacaccacacacacacacacacacacacacacacacacacacacacacacacacaccacacacatacaagtacacgtacacgtacatgtacacgtacacgtacacatacgcatTCGCAttcgcatacgcatacgcatacgcatacacatacacatacacatacacacacatacacatacacatacacatacacatacacatatacacacacacacatacacacacacacacacacacacacacacacacacacacacacacacacacacacacgaaagctcCCACGCAGACATTTTTTTATCCGCATATATAAcctaagaatataaaaaaaacggacacacacaaatgcagaaGAAATCAGATTCATCTGAATAAGTAGCAAGGCAAATACCTCTGTGTCCATTACCCTTCCTCGCCGCTAGATTAAGCGCGAGAGCGAGCGCAAACACATGCCACGGAGGGGCCGCTTGCACACACGTGGGCTCCCGTGTTATTTATACACCCATCCAGTCACCTCGCTCCTTCCTCTGtcattaattacaaaataaattggAAGCATCGCGGCCTGATATCGCTTGTCCTTCCTGCCGGAGATGTGTTGGCATGAGCCAGAGTGCCGCCCACGGTGGTACTTGCGCCCCTGGTGGTGTGACTTGGCACTGAGAAGGGTGTGTGGGCTACTGGTAGGAGGAACGGCCAGGGCGGAATGGCAGCTGTCTGCTTCGGGGCATAACGGCTGAGCCTTTTAATTAGCGGAAGGACCAAATCAAAGCCTTTCATTAGTATTTGGTCAAGAGAGGAAATCAGTTTGTCATTCCTGCTGCATTCGATTCCTGCCAGTGAAAGGGTTTACGGTTCTGTAGATACGCATGTGTTTCTCTTTAGACATTTTTCTTGCTGCATTACACCATAAGAAAGCATGAACCTTGGTATTTCCAAGTGCATGTTGTTTGCCACGTCCGCCCCCATATTGGCACCAGCGGCACCACAGGTGAAATGGGCGCCAGAAGGTCTCGCCCGCcgcccacacactcacccccacccaccccacccttgGCAGTCTTTCAgcctttcttaatttttaaatggCGCCTCGCATTTGACATGCCTTGGTATGTCGGCTTCTTTGTCTATCTACCCGTTTGTCTTTAGCCACATTGCTTCCTTGCCGAATGGCTTTGCAACAAGCTCGCGAGGAAACACACAGAAGGCATCCTGTTTTCCGCGTCGTCATGCAGTCGTCATTCACTAGTCATCAATCACATCccacctgaatttttttttagagaggaaGAGTAACAGAGAAaacatgatataattataaatacctACGCCACTGTGCAGGTTAACTACAGAGCTATTAACGATATTTAATGACTTTTATGGTGGTCTTTCTTAAACAAGATTTTACATGAATGTTCGTAGTGCTATGAAAGAACGACATGCAATgtcaatgattattatatttaaaccAGACATGCTAATTGCACGCAACCCAGACGTGATTAAATGTGGTAATCGGATACGCGAAAACCTTGTCATCAGTTagaaacagatatagagagaaactGGTAAATATCCGAGACGGAAAAAATACCCTTTGGCTTCCTGTGAGTCACAAGGAATGCCACCCATGCCCTGGCGATTATCTTGACAAACAGGAAACGCAAACGGATTTTGCTTTTAATAGGTAGGAGAGTGTAGCATCTGTGACTCTATGCGATGGTCACAAACCAAATTTACAGCATACATAGCGCTACCGTTTGTACAGAAAACAGAGGATGCGGGGAAAAGCTAGAGGGGAGTGACAGAAATATCACCCTCTTTTACTTTCCTGTTAGTCAGCCTTGCTTTGTCATCACTTCCCCTCTCTGCCCTCaccactttcccctcttttccccctctctgggCAACGCCGACCTGACCCACATAAGGTAAAGCCCTCCCCCTGTGTCTATTTCGGCCTACCTGCTCCCTGCTCCCTGCTTCTCCGCCCCCAACTTCCCCCCCGAGTGCCATGTCCGGTATGTCAGGGACGACGTGCTCCTGTAGGGgaagccaaaggggggggggcagcacgTGGGGGTCGCgcgagggaatggaagggggcgGAGTCAGGAGCGCGAAGGGGCACGGCGGGAATAGAAATAGATTCTTCAGAATAAGGAATTGGAATATATTTAGATGCATGTCCTACTTCCTGCGTGTTTCCGTACagatatgcatgagtgtgtgtgtgtgcgtacataatatcatatatatatatatataatatatatatatNNNNNNNNNNNNNNNNNNNNNNNNNNNNNNNNNNNNNNNNNNNNNNNNNNNNNNNNNNNNNNNNNNNNNNNNNNNNNNNNNNNNNNNNNNNNNNNNNNNNTAAAAAGGGATAATttccaaaaattccccaaatacaaaaaaactaaattccccggttttttaaaaaaacaaaaaaaaacccaaacaaccccccacaaaaattaaaattttaagtaaaaattcTCATGAATTTAAAACAGAAAGGGCCCTAAAAAAATAACCCTAAAAAGCTAATTCCCCCTTGCCTAGGACCTGGCATGGGAGGGGATGCGGGCCGCGAGGCACCGCCCCTATAGGTTCCTGCGCAACCTCCCTATCCCCCTAACGGAGGTGCTCGGGGCCGGCCGTCCCCCCACGTTTCCCGTCGTCGGGCCTGGGGATACCATGGGGCTAGGGGGCGTGGGCTTTCTTACAATATGGTCGTGGAAcatcattgtgggtttttttttttaaaaattgtgaagGGCGTCACAAACCCTGATGGgaggtttttgtttaaaatttgggaGAAACGTCATAGGAACTCCAGgtgagtggggggaagggtgtggcTGAGGGACCCTTGGGGGGTGCTGGGGCAGAGCGTGCGTGAGTATTCGCTGTCCTTCATTAGTTGCTGTAAAAATCATGGTGTTCTGGTAAATTTGTAagtcagaaagagaaaagaggagagagagatcagacatAAACATGcatcatttttaaaaactcttCAAGAATAATGATgtggtttaattttaaaattgatagaCGTTTCTAGTTTTTTCGGGGGGCTCTGAGATAAAcaaccctctttccccccctttttaaaaatttaagcatCGCTgttattggaaaaaataaaaaaaaaaattgtaaaaatgattaaaaaaaaaactaaactgctTTCAGGCTTTGTAGTTGGCCGGTGCGCTATCCGTTACGCTGACGTGTAATTTGTTAAAACTTCGCTTACAGTCTATCAAAATTACACAAATTTTGTGCAGGAACTAGTCAGCATTACTCGAAATGGCCTTTGTTCCACGTGTGTTGCGCTTTTCTTGGAGACCAAAGCAATTTCCCTGTaatacaaaaaatttgttttccataATTTCgcaaaacaataagataataaaacaataagagtaataagatacattattttaataacattttttttcaaaccaaatTCTAAAGAAAATTGTATCTCTTAATACAAGCTATTGAGTCGAAAATGTTTCGTTCCCAATACTAAAATCCATTATACAGTAAGCCCAATATCTCTGACCCCTTCCCGTTCCCCTGAGCACCCATCATAAGAGTTCTGAGCCATAGGATCGTTAGGGGTACTTAGGGGCTCCATTGTAGACCGTAGGGCATCCATGTACAGAAGCTTCCAATTATAGCTATGCACTGAAGGCGACCAGCGAACGCGACAGCGTATCGCCTTGCGACCTAGGCTTCCGCAATGTCGATAACAGTACTCATATTGACATTGAGCTTCTGGATGCTTCTGTCTCCCAGCTTCCTATCGCTTCTTTGGTCTCTATGCTCGCCGCGGCCTAGCGAGATGGCTTCGCAGAGCATGAAAGCGCTCTCTCCACCAACAGTCAGATTTCGGTCCACTCAGGTCACGACCATCGCGCTCGGAATGAAGGTGTCCCTGTTTCGGCATGGTATTCGTGCTGTCACGCCAGATTGCGACAAAAGGTCACCCTCGCCATTGCAGGTCGGGACACTCCTTTGAATGCTCAGATTCACGCATGAATGATCTACgagtaatatattattagatttccATCACGAGATGCTGCAACATATcagtaatttaattataatatggtTTTATTAGAGGTCAATAGTCTTTATACTGGTCACATGATCGATATTTATCTAAAAAGACATTCGGTCTCTCTAAGAGAGGTCCGAAAACCGATGACATGTTAACTCACACCATCTCGAAACACTccatagaaaaaaagatgaaaacagcCGACAGACAAACACTGACCTACTCTCTATCCCCGGCAGGTGCTAGCGCGAGGGATGGGGCTGCAGATGGCCATGGTGGGCAGGAGGACCAAGTTCACTCTCTACCTGAACAATTCCACGACGCTCGACCTCGTGGTGGAGATAAAAAATGAGGAGGGCGATTACTGTAGCCACAGAATCACCAATCGCTCTCCACTCAGGTCGAGGGTCCTCTCCAAACAGGCGCTCAAGGttagcatgatgatgatgatgtgtcttTGATATACTGACGCCATGAAATTTCTTATTATTCCGAAGACACTagaagaaacacacgcacaca is a genomic window of Penaeus monodon isolate SGIC_2016 chromosome 10, NSTDA_Pmon_1, whole genome shotgun sequence containing:
- the LOC119577516 gene encoding uncharacterized protein LOC119577516, translated to MSITVLILTLSFWMLLSPSFLSLLWSLCSPRPSEMASQSMKALSPPTVRFRSTQVTTIALGMKVSLFRHGIRAVTPDCDKRSPSPLQVLARGMGLQMAMVGRRTKFTLYLNNSTTLDLVVEIKNEEGDYCSHRITNRSPLRSRVLSKQALKERHNIPLEYEVSGSEVRVAWIPLQEGRHTLSIIWRGQHVVGSPYSVVVDDSQVRL